TACTTTTTTTAAAGTTTTTAATGTTTTTTTAATAAATTCTTTTTCAATAAAATTTTTTATTTTAGATTTTTTTCTAATTCCTGGTGTATCAAAAAAATTATATTTTATATTATTATCAAATGTAGATACTAAAATAGTATCTTGAGTAGTACCAGAAATATTTGAAGTAATTAATCTTGAATTATCTTTAATTAATCGATTAATTAACGTAGATTTTCCTGAATTTGGTCTTCCAATTACAGATATTTTAATAATATTTTTAAATTTTTTTATTTTTTTTTGATTATTTTCTAAATTATATTTTAATATAGAATCTTTTTTTATAAATTTAATTAATTTTTTTTTTAAAAAATTAATATCATTTAAATTAATAGCAGATATTTTATAAATTTTTTTAAATCCAAATTTATATAATTCAATTAAAAGAAAATCATCTATTTTTTTATTAAATTCATTAATTATTACAATAACTTTTTTATTTAATTTTCTAATTTTTTGACTAATTTTATAATTTAAATTATTAAATCCATGTATTGAACTTATTATAAAAAATACTATATCTGATTCTTGTATAGATAAGTTAATTTGAAATAAAATTTTTTCTTTAAGTATTTTTTTATTTAAAAAAAAACCTGCAGTATCTATTAAATTAATATAATAATTATTTAATAAAAAAAAACTTTTTTGTCGATCACGTGTAATTCCTTTATATTTTTTTAAAACTAAAGATTTTTTTTTTTTAATTAAATTATTAAATATTGTAGATTTTCCTACATTTTGGCAACCAATAAGAGAAATTGTTAAAGTCATTAATAGAACCTAATTTATTATTAAGATTATATAAATTTTTAAAAATAGATTTTTTAAAAATTTAATAAAAAAAATTTTTAAAAATTGGATTTTTTACCCAATAAAAAAAATATTTTTTATGAGATAATTTATTTTTAAAAATATTTTTACTATATAATTTAGAAAAATTAATCCATGGATAATCTTTTATTTTTTTTAAGTTTTCAAAGGCTAAATTATCTTTTTTTAAAAAAAATTGCATTCTAGAAATTCGAAAATATAAAATATTATTTATAAAATTATTTTTTGTAAGAACTTTATTATTTTTAAAATATTTTACTATATATAGTATATCATTTTTTTTTAAATGTTTATGTGTATATTTTAATAAAGATAAAAATTTATAAGTTCCTTTTTGTTTTTTAAAAAATATTTGTAATTTTTTTTTACTAGCATAGTCTATATAATTTTTATAAGTAATAAAATCTATTTTTTTTTTATTACAAACAATATTTTTTTTTAAAAAAAATAAAGATATTAAAAAAAATAAAAAAAGAAAAAAAATAAAAAAAAAGAACTTATAATTTTTGATTTTTTTAAAAT
The window above is part of the Buchnera aphidicola (Periphyllus testudinaceus) genome. Proteins encoded here:
- the der gene encoding ribosome biogenesis GTPase Der; translation: MTLTISLIGCQNVGKSTIFNNLIKKKKSLVLKKYKGITRDRQKSFFLLNNYYINLIDTAGFFLNKKILKEKILFQINLSIQESDIVFFIISSIHGFNNLNYKISQKIRKLNKKVIVIINEFNKKIDDFLLIELYKFGFKKIYKISAINLNDINFLKKKLIKFIKKDSILKYNLENNQKKIKKFKNIIKISVIGRPNSGKSTLINRLIKDNSRLITSNISGTTQDTILVSTFDNNIKYNFFDTPGIRKKSKIKNFIEKEFIKKTLKTLKKVDITLLVIDATEKIISNQDLILSNLIFKNGCSMIVLVNKWDLLNKSEKIIFKKTFYFRFRFIKNIQCNFLSFLFKKKIRIMLLKLIKKMYLLTTKKFNSSFLTKVLKEAVNKQKPSICSYNKNRAKLKYAHSGGINPPIIVIHGNKLNDLSISYKKYLNNFFQSKLNIFGIPLLLQFKNSKNPFILNK